Proteins co-encoded in one Nicotiana sylvestris chromosome 7, ASM39365v2, whole genome shotgun sequence genomic window:
- the LOC138873406 gene encoding uncharacterized protein — translation MTSPIIQKDIVTACKIETTKAIIEELNGDYFALLVDESFDTSRKEQMAIVLWYVDRMGFVMERLIDVVHVQNTCASSLKSAIVNLLDQHSLSLSYVRGQCYDGASNMQGEINGLKMSIKRESRSAHSIHYFAHQLQLTLVAVSKKCLQVGELVVLVSNILNILGSSFKRMDEFRESQKERIQEALDMGEFTTGRGLESRIWSFKSM, via the coding sequence ATGACTTCTCCAATAATTCAGAAAGACATTGTAACTGCATGTAAGATAGAAACAactaaagctataattgaggaaCTAAATGGTGATTACTTTGCCTTGCTAGTTGATGAATCTTTTGATACGTCCCGCAAAGAGCAAATGGCGATTGTCTTATGGTATGTTGATAGAATGGGATTTGTGATGGAGCGACTTATTGATGTAGTTCATGTTCAAAATACTTGTGCTTCATCTTTGAAGAGTGCAATTGTTAATTTACTTGATCAACACTCCTTAAGTCTATCATATGTGCGTGGACAATGTTATGATGGGGCAAGCAATATGCAAGGTGAGATTAATGGTCTTAAAATGTCGATTAAGAGAGAAAGTAGATCGGCTCATTCCATTCATTATTTTGCTCATCAACTCCAACTTACCCTTGTTGCGGTTTCTAAGAAATGTCTTCAAGTGGGGGAACTTGTAGTATTGGTTTCCAATATTTTGAATATATTAGGATCTTCGTTTAAGCGTATGGATGAATTTCGAGAATCTCAAAAAGAAAGAATTCAAGAGGCATTAGATATGGGTGAGTTTACAACCGGTCGGGGGCTTGAATCAAGAATTTGGTCTTTCAAGAGCATGTGA